The Paeniglutamicibacter sulfureus genome includes a region encoding these proteins:
- a CDS encoding SipW-dependent-type signal peptide-containing protein — translation MTTMRANTWRKIAAVLAGGLVLGVGTTATLAAWTDEENATETFKAGTFSIVGSTNGADFSDHPTSPGAALDFTVTPTALVPGTTSYALYSVKTAAGSVSGSVQLTADPDNDTGLGKYLHYGVRTLTDPICDADTFTDATSVDIVGSGSELTVGSNQKLDLEPNGASAINYCFAVSLPTTALNEAQGTTLTGRWVFAATAE, via the coding sequence ATGACTACGATGCGGGCCAACACATGGCGCAAAATCGCCGCTGTGCTGGCAGGCGGCCTGGTGCTCGGCGTCGGCACCACGGCAACGCTTGCCGCATGGACCGATGAAGAAAACGCCACCGAAACCTTCAAAGCCGGCACCTTCTCGATCGTCGGCAGCACGAACGGAGCCGATTTCAGCGACCACCCCACTTCACCCGGTGCCGCCCTTGATTTCACGGTCACTCCGACTGCCTTGGTCCCCGGAACGACGTCGTACGCGTTGTATTCGGTGAAAACGGCAGCAGGGAGCGTATCCGGCTCCGTGCAGCTGACCGCGGATCCGGACAACGATACCGGGCTCGGAAAGTACCTGCACTACGGTGTCAGAACCCTCACGGATCCGATCTGCGATGCTGATACCTTTACGGATGCCACTTCGGTCGACATTGTCGGCTCAGGGAGTGAACTAACGGTTGGATCCAACCAGAAGCTCGATTTGGAACCCAACGGGGCCTCCGCCATCAACTACTGTTTCGCCGTCAGCTTGCCCACGACCGCACTCAACGAAGCCCAAGGCACCACGCTCACCGGACGCTGGGTCTTTGCGGCGACGGCCGAATAG
- a CDS encoding SipW-dependent-type signal peptide-containing protein, whose protein sequence is MSQKEKNRKIRAILAGGMVLGVGAAVTLAAWSDSEFAEGIFGTGAFDLEGSATGIGYSSHTEGNAVDLSFPLDASEISADQTIQAPFAVRLSEATTENANVTMAAEFVGSINGLSYEVYKTESFGCVGLTTPFASGAFDGIPTSEVQAFTLDQGTTSAGPEQNLCFVVKADASLQQGANSTVIWQFEARQQ, encoded by the coding sequence ATGTCTCAGAAGGAAAAGAACCGCAAGATCCGGGCGATATTGGCCGGTGGAATGGTCCTTGGGGTCGGTGCAGCGGTGACGCTTGCCGCCTGGAGCGATTCCGAGTTTGCGGAAGGCATTTTCGGCACTGGTGCGTTCGATCTAGAAGGTAGCGCTACCGGAATCGGATATAGCAGCCACACGGAAGGCAATGCCGTCGACTTGTCCTTCCCGCTTGACGCCTCAGAGATTTCGGCAGACCAGACGATTCAAGCACCGTTTGCCGTTCGGTTGAGCGAAGCAACAACCGAGAATGCGAACGTGACAATGGCCGCGGAATTTGTGGGAAGCATTAATGGGCTGAGCTACGAGGTTTACAAGACGGAGAGTTTTGGCTGCGTTGGTCTGACTACTCCCTTTGCATCGGGGGCATTCGATGGAATTCCCACCAGCGAAGTACAAGCGTTTACTCTCGACCAAGGCACCACTTCTGCGGGCCCCGAGCAAAACCTTTGCTTCGTTGTAAAAGCAGATGCCAGCCTGCAACAGGGCGCGAATTCAACGGTCATTTGGCAATTTGAAGCCAGACAGCAGTAG
- a CDS encoding oxygenase MpaB family protein, translated as MAAGTTDSRGAETRPESVLSRFAPEAVYLLGGGRAILLQLAMPGVGHGVARHSNFAVNPLGRLNGTLTYIYALSNGTDEQRAKVRSIVHEAHAPVKAPAAQDGSHPAYSARDPKLQLWVAATLYDSAMQIQRAVFPPLDDDTAEALYRDYAQLGTELGMPAHLWPATRADFAEYWAETLGQLRVDAPVRAVAHELLAAKQAPPWIRAAMPLVRLMTIGLLPEPVRTMFGFSFGPRQQRRMDLVLCSARISTRILPRVFRHFPMHFYLRRLDRR; from the coding sequence ATGGCAGCGGGCACGACCGATTCCCGGGGCGCGGAGACGCGACCCGAATCCGTGCTCTCGCGCTTCGCCCCGGAAGCCGTCTACCTGCTGGGCGGGGGACGCGCCATCCTGCTGCAGCTCGCGATGCCCGGGGTTGGCCACGGTGTGGCCAGGCATTCGAATTTTGCCGTCAATCCGTTGGGCCGCCTCAACGGCACCTTGACGTATATCTATGCTCTGAGCAACGGTACCGACGAGCAACGGGCCAAGGTCCGGTCGATAGTTCACGAGGCTCATGCCCCGGTCAAGGCGCCGGCCGCCCAGGATGGATCGCACCCTGCCTACTCTGCGCGTGACCCGAAGCTGCAATTGTGGGTTGCCGCCACGCTCTATGACTCGGCTATGCAGATCCAGCGTGCGGTGTTCCCGCCGCTCGACGATGACACAGCCGAGGCCCTGTACCGCGATTATGCGCAGCTGGGAACCGAACTGGGGATGCCCGCTCACCTCTGGCCTGCGACCCGGGCTGACTTCGCGGAGTACTGGGCCGAGACGCTTGGGCAATTAAGGGTCGATGCGCCGGTACGTGCGGTCGCACATGAACTCCTGGCCGCCAAGCAGGCACCGCCGTGGATCCGTGCTGCGATGCCACTGGTCCGGCTGATGACCATCGGGCTGCTGCCCGAGCCGGTGCGCACCATGTTTGGCTTCTCATTTGGCCCACGCCAACAGCGCCGAATGGACCTGGTGCTATGCTCCGCACGCATATCGACGCGAATCCTGCCTCGGGTCTTTCGGCACTTTCCGATGCATTTTTACCTCCGTCGTCTGGATAGGCGATAA
- a CDS encoding carboxymuconolactone decarboxylase family protein yields the protein MSLAAPFFLDKSDTASWKALNGLSLKVKEAADAAGLGTRLIELLNVRISQINGCSYCLDMHGRMALEAGETSQRLAVLSTWRETELFDDLESAALSVAEAATSLPDSEARIAELAASRLVLDDAQFSAVQWAAIAMNAFNRVSILSQHPVRPSKK from the coding sequence GTGTCACTGGCAGCACCGTTTTTCCTGGACAAGTCCGACACCGCCAGCTGGAAGGCCCTGAACGGCCTTTCGCTCAAGGTCAAGGAAGCCGCGGATGCCGCCGGGCTGGGCACACGCCTCATCGAGCTGCTCAATGTGCGCATTTCCCAGATCAACGGCTGCTCGTACTGCCTGGACATGCACGGCCGGATGGCCCTGGAAGCAGGCGAGACCTCCCAGCGACTGGCGGTGCTCTCCACCTGGCGTGAGACCGAGTTGTTCGACGACCTGGAGTCGGCCGCGCTCTCGGTCGCCGAGGCCGCCACCTCCCTGCCTGACTCGGAAGCACGGATTGCCGAGCTGGCAGCCTCGCGCCTGGTACTCGACGACGCGCAGTTCTCCGCCGTCCAGTGGGCAGCCATTGCCATGAATGCCTTCAACCGCGTCTCCATCCTGTCCCAGCACCCGGTGCGCCCGAGCAAGAAGTAG
- the rlmN gene encoding 23S rRNA (adenine(2503)-C(2))-methyltransferase RlmN has product MRISESRAKAEGRAQVRPTAEGWKQAMGEDGRPQLQFTAKARVSQPPMHLADLTLAERAAKLKEIGLPAFRAKQLSVHYFQHYTTDPELMSDLPKDRRAEIAEVMFPKLLTEVKRLATDDGRTIKFLWRLFDGSLVESVLMRYSNRITLCISSQCGCGMNCPFCATGQAGLTRNMSTAEILDQIVQANRVIAEGGLGGQKHPEERVGNIVFMGMGEPLANYKRVMNAVHRMVAEAPEGLGMSARGITVSTVGLVPAINKLAEEGVPVTFALSLHAPDDELRDEMIPVNSKWKVDEALDAAFNYYVKTGRRVSIEYALIKDMNDHGWRADLLARKLNARGRGWVHVNPIPLNPTPGSVWTSSEPDVTAEFIDRLESAGVPTTLRDTRGKEIDGACGQLAAAE; this is encoded by the coding sequence ATGCGCATCTCCGAATCCCGTGCCAAGGCCGAGGGCCGCGCACAGGTGCGCCCCACCGCCGAGGGGTGGAAGCAGGCCATGGGCGAGGACGGCCGCCCGCAGCTCCAGTTCACCGCCAAGGCCCGCGTCAGCCAGCCGCCGATGCACCTTGCCGACCTCACGCTGGCCGAACGAGCCGCCAAGCTCAAGGAGATCGGCCTGCCGGCCTTCCGCGCCAAGCAGCTCTCGGTGCACTACTTCCAGCACTACACCACCGATCCCGAGCTGATGAGCGACCTTCCCAAGGACCGCCGCGCCGAGATCGCCGAGGTCATGTTCCCGAAGCTGCTGACCGAGGTGAAGCGACTGGCCACCGACGATGGCCGGACCATCAAGTTCCTGTGGCGCCTCTTCGATGGCTCGCTGGTCGAGTCGGTGCTGATGCGCTACTCCAATCGCATCACCCTGTGCATCTCCTCGCAGTGCGGCTGCGGCATGAACTGCCCGTTCTGCGCCACCGGCCAGGCCGGTCTGACCCGCAACATGTCCACCGCCGAAATCCTGGACCAGATCGTCCAGGCCAACCGCGTGATTGCCGAGGGCGGACTGGGCGGCCAGAAGCACCCCGAGGAGCGCGTGGGCAACATCGTGTTCATGGGCATGGGCGAACCCCTGGCCAACTACAAGCGCGTCATGAACGCCGTGCACCGCATGGTGGCCGAGGCCCCCGAGGGCCTGGGCATGAGCGCCCGCGGCATTACGGTCTCAACCGTGGGCCTGGTCCCGGCCATCAACAAGCTTGCCGAAGAGGGCGTCCCGGTCACCTTCGCGCTGTCGCTGCACGCGCCGGATGACGAACTGCGCGATGAGATGATCCCGGTGAATTCGAAGTGGAAGGTCGACGAGGCCCTGGATGCCGCGTTCAACTACTACGTGAAGACCGGTCGTCGCGTCTCCATCGAGTACGCGCTGATCAAGGACATGAACGACCACGGCTGGCGCGCGGACCTGTTGGCCCGAAAGCTCAACGCCCGCGGCCGCGGCTGGGTCCACGTGAACCCGATCCCGCTGAACCCGACCCCGGGATCGGTCTGGACCTCCTCGGAGCCGGACGTCACCGCCGAGTTCATCGACCGCCTGGAGTCCGCCGGCGTGCCCACCACGCTGCGCGACACCCGCGGCAAGGAAATCGACGGCGCGTGCGGCCAGCTCGCCGCGGCTGAGTAG
- a CDS encoding MarR family winged helix-turn-helix transcriptional regulator encodes MDREELPTIFNLASSDPRSELIDRSKLSEETLKQIDRIMAEMGRLRAVERKISRASQSYMNLNETDMRAIRFLISAKNTDTAATPGMLAKHLGITTASVTKMVDRLEKAGHVVRAAHPTDRRSLCITVTPETHLAARQQVGRHHAARFGAAARLSPAEREVVIRFLAETAMDLEDSIGSVGERKPSQG; translated from the coding sequence GTGGACCGCGAGGAACTTCCCACGATCTTCAACCTTGCCTCGAGCGACCCGCGCAGCGAATTGATCGACAGGTCGAAGCTCAGCGAGGAAACGCTGAAGCAGATCGATCGGATCATGGCCGAAATGGGCAGGTTGCGGGCCGTTGAACGCAAGATCTCCCGTGCCTCGCAAAGCTACATGAACCTGAACGAGACTGACATGCGGGCCATCAGGTTCCTGATCTCGGCCAAGAACACCGACACCGCGGCGACTCCGGGCATGCTTGCCAAGCACCTAGGGATCACCACCGCTTCGGTGACCAAGATGGTGGACCGGCTGGAGAAGGCGGGACACGTGGTGCGCGCGGCACACCCCACCGACCGCCGGTCCCTGTGCATCACCGTGACCCCCGAGACCCACCTTGCCGCCCGCCAGCAGGTCGGTCGGCACCACGCCGCGCGCTTCGGCGCGGCCGCGCGGCTGAGCCCCGCCGAACGCGAGGTGGTCATCCGTTTCCTCGCCGAAACGGCCATGGACCTTGAGGACAGCATCGGATCGGTCGGCGAGCGCAAGCCCTCCCAAGGCTAG
- a CDS encoding SDR family oxidoreductase, whose translation MSVIAVTGATGYIGGRLVPLLLEQGHSVRVLTRRSNALRDVPWGTRVQIVEGDLTDPDAAAELCEGAEVLYYLVHSMGGTSNFAPVEERCANTIVEAARAAGIGRLVYLSGLHPEGELSRHLASRVKVGRILESSGIPTITLQAGLIIGSGSASFEMVRHLTDVLPVMPAPRWVLNRVQPIAVRDALHYLSQCALLPSEVSGTYDIGGPEAHSYGDMMRLYADAAGIRRPVILALPVLTPWLAAQWVNLVTPIPRALAIPLVESLQHDCVMRNRDIDAVIDRPAEGLTGYRSSVELALAKMRDDTVETTWATAHALEAPAEPLPSDPQWAGHTVFTDVRERDTSASPAALFRVIASLGGETGYYSLPGAWALRGILDKLAGGVGLRRGRRNRTSLALGDAVDWWRVEELVPDRLLRLRAEMRVPGRAWLELSVEPTETGSHYRQRAVFFPEGLAGRLYWLAIVPFHGVIFSSMARRITTAAEALEATDAA comes from the coding sequence ATGAGCGTCATCGCCGTCACCGGAGCCACCGGCTACATTGGCGGGCGGTTGGTCCCGTTGCTGCTGGAGCAGGGACACAGCGTGCGGGTGCTCACCCGTCGAAGCAACGCCCTGCGCGATGTTCCCTGGGGGACACGGGTGCAGATTGTGGAGGGGGATCTCACCGATCCGGATGCCGCCGCGGAACTGTGTGAGGGAGCCGAGGTCCTCTACTACCTGGTCCACTCCATGGGCGGCACCAGCAATTTCGCCCCCGTTGAGGAACGTTGTGCCAACACGATTGTGGAAGCGGCACGGGCCGCGGGCATCGGGCGTCTGGTCTATCTCTCGGGTTTGCATCCCGAGGGCGAGCTGAGTCGCCACCTGGCCTCCCGGGTCAAGGTCGGGCGCATTCTGGAATCCAGCGGCATTCCCACCATTACGTTGCAGGCGGGGCTGATCATCGGCTCCGGGTCCGCAAGCTTTGAGATGGTCCGCCACCTTACTGACGTGCTTCCCGTGATGCCTGCCCCGCGCTGGGTGCTGAACCGGGTGCAGCCCATCGCCGTGCGCGATGCCCTGCACTACCTCAGTCAATGCGCACTTCTTCCCTCGGAGGTGTCCGGCACCTACGACATCGGCGGACCCGAGGCACACAGCTACGGGGACATGATGCGCCTCTATGCCGATGCCGCGGGCATCCGCCGCCCGGTCATCCTGGCGCTCCCGGTGCTGACCCCGTGGCTGGCGGCCCAGTGGGTCAACCTGGTCACCCCGATCCCGCGCGCGCTGGCCATTCCGCTGGTCGAGTCCCTGCAACACGACTGCGTGATGCGAAACCGCGACATCGATGCGGTCATCGACCGCCCTGCAGAGGGGCTGACCGGGTACCGGAGCTCCGTTGAATTGGCACTGGCCAAGATGCGTGATGACACGGTGGAAACGACATGGGCCACCGCCCATGCCCTGGAGGCACCCGCCGAGCCGCTGCCCTCGGATCCGCAATGGGCCGGGCACACCGTCTTCACCGATGTTCGGGAGCGAGATACCAGTGCGAGTCCCGCTGCGTTGTTCCGGGTCATCGCGTCGCTGGGCGGGGAAACCGGCTACTACTCGCTGCCCGGTGCCTGGGCGCTGCGCGGGATCCTGGACAAGCTCGCCGGGGGAGTGGGCCTGCGCCGCGGGCGGCGCAACCGCACCTCCCTCGCGTTGGGGGACGCGGTGGACTGGTGGCGCGTGGAGGAGCTGGTGCCGGATCGCCTGCTGCGCCTGCGCGCGGAAATGCGGGTCCCCGGGCGGGCCTGGCTGGAGCTCTCGGTGGAACCGACCGAAACTGGAAGCCACTACCGACAGCGTGCGGTGTTCTTCCCCGAGGGCCTGGCGGGCCGGCTGTACTGGCTGGCGATCGTGCCCTTCCACGGGGTGATCTTCTCCTCCATGGCCCGTCGCATCACCACTGCCGCCGAGGCGCTCGAGGCCACGGACGCGGCCTAG
- a CDS encoding tryptophan-rich sensory protein: MHSPPKASWTIRIVCAAAVFAAIAGAFIGSGAMGGTPIAEAADGSLGADSTLLAPGTGAFSIWSLVYLGLVVYAIWQLTPRAARSDTQRRIRPLAAGSAVLNALWIGVVQVGWLGASVVVMLLLLAVLARIFMLMRPHIEHPAERWIMALTFGPYLGWVSVATVANIAAWLAARGVGDGAEWATPLACVLAVVAALIGAMTVVYSGGRIAAALAMVWGIAWIGVGRGDGGLESMPVSVTAYSAATALLLFALVAAARRRVYPAATSASEVAA; encoded by the coding sequence ATGCATTCCCCACCAAAGGCCTCCTGGACCATCCGGATAGTCTGTGCCGCAGCGGTTTTTGCCGCGATCGCCGGCGCCTTCATCGGCAGCGGAGCGATGGGCGGCACCCCAATTGCCGAGGCTGCGGACGGCAGCCTGGGCGCAGATTCGACCTTGCTGGCTCCCGGCACCGGCGCCTTTTCCATCTGGAGCCTCGTGTATCTGGGTCTGGTCGTCTACGCGATCTGGCAACTGACGCCCCGCGCCGCACGGAGCGACACCCAGCGGCGGATCCGTCCGTTGGCGGCAGGCTCCGCGGTCCTCAACGCCCTGTGGATCGGCGTGGTGCAAGTTGGCTGGTTGGGTGCAAGCGTCGTGGTGATGCTGCTCCTGCTCGCGGTTCTGGCGAGGATCTTCATGCTGATGCGGCCGCACATCGAACATCCCGCCGAACGCTGGATCATGGCACTGACCTTCGGCCCGTACCTGGGCTGGGTCAGCGTGGCGACGGTGGCAAACATCGCCGCGTGGCTGGCGGCCCGGGGCGTGGGTGACGGAGCTGAATGGGCCACGCCCCTGGCCTGCGTTCTGGCGGTGGTCGCGGCCTTGATCGGTGCCATGACCGTGGTGTATTCCGGTGGCAGAATCGCGGCGGCCCTCGCCATGGTGTGGGGTATTGCCTGGATCGGGGTGGGGCGCGGCGACGGCGGCCTGGAATCCATGCCCGTCTCCGTCACGGCGTATTCTGCGGCTACGGCCCTGCTGCTCTTCGCCCTCGTCGCTGCGGCAAGGCGCCGGGTTTATCCGGCCGCGACGTCCGCATCCGAGGTCGCGGCATGA
- a CDS encoding MarR family winged helix-turn-helix transcriptional regulator produces MIKVSTGETSGPHAASKLLHEVLMLNDVLEHAVCRHLGINETDFQALQHLMLDRPMTPGELAGKLNISSAATTALIDRMSDRGYVSRAAHPTDRRSIRVHPSTRAVNLTMTALRPLFNDAELGIQELDPDEQRAVVRYLEGILTAMHTQIDTLAPPATTQKRNERS; encoded by the coding sequence ATGATCAAGGTTTCCACGGGCGAGACGTCCGGTCCGCACGCGGCATCGAAGCTGTTGCACGAGGTCCTCATGCTCAATGATGTCCTTGAACACGCGGTGTGTCGCCATCTTGGCATCAACGAGACCGACTTCCAGGCCCTGCAGCATCTGATGCTTGACCGCCCCATGACTCCGGGTGAACTGGCCGGAAAACTAAATATTTCCAGCGCGGCGACCACAGCGCTCATCGACCGGATGAGCGATCGCGGCTACGTGTCGCGGGCGGCCCATCCCACTGACCGACGCAGTATCCGCGTCCATCCAAGCACCCGGGCAGTGAACCTGACCATGACCGCACTGCGTCCGCTGTTCAACGATGCGGAACTTGGCATCCAGGAGCTGGACCCCGATGAACAACGCGCCGTGGTGAGGTACCTCGAGGGCATCCTCACGGCCATGCACACCCAGATCGACACCCTGGCCCCTCCCGCCACCACCCAGAAACGGAACGAACGATCATGA
- a CDS encoding polyprenyl synthetase family protein, protein MSLPTQSPAQTCGSAAPGKTEVLQSRVRQLLSSVIEEHRRASGEYSKATQMLWSRIGQALEGGKLTRPRLVMLGHEAFAPASVDNAEFGEVSERVVLLGCAFELLHGSLLMHDDVIDRDFTRRGRPTLSALYRDDALARGKSAENAEHAGHAAAIIAGDLLLAAAIKLALRAADSLPQAAIIENSFHQAIHHAGAGELEDLLFSLDPAPAQVQEVLRMEKLKTAAYSFQVPLHTGALLAGADATGAAALANIGSQLGVAYQLIDDVLGTFGDPARTGKSIESDLREGKSTILTAMAASTPGFTEDLQRFRDRGTDVQAMRSALESTGAERFARQLAQDLCASATSASRALGLPAHVSTELEGFAGLILNRGA, encoded by the coding sequence ATGAGCCTGCCAACCCAAAGTCCCGCGCAGACTTGCGGGTCCGCCGCACCCGGGAAAACGGAAGTGCTCCAGTCGCGGGTCCGCCAGCTGTTGTCCTCTGTCATCGAGGAACATCGGCGCGCGTCCGGGGAATACTCCAAGGCCACCCAAATGCTGTGGTCCCGCATTGGACAGGCACTGGAAGGTGGCAAGCTCACCCGGCCGCGCCTGGTCATGCTGGGCCACGAGGCATTCGCTCCAGCCTCGGTGGACAACGCTGAATTCGGCGAAGTTTCCGAACGCGTCGTTCTGCTGGGCTGCGCCTTCGAACTGCTCCATGGGTCGCTCCTGATGCACGATGACGTGATCGACCGCGACTTCACCCGGCGCGGGCGCCCCACCCTCTCGGCGCTGTACCGCGACGATGCGCTGGCGCGCGGCAAGTCGGCGGAGAACGCCGAGCATGCGGGCCACGCGGCAGCCATCATCGCCGGCGACCTGTTGCTTGCCGCGGCCATCAAGCTCGCCCTGCGGGCCGCCGATTCACTGCCCCAGGCAGCCATCATCGAGAACTCCTTCCACCAGGCAATCCACCACGCGGGTGCCGGGGAGCTGGAAGACCTGCTCTTTTCCCTGGATCCAGCGCCCGCCCAGGTGCAGGAGGTGTTGCGCATGGAAAAACTGAAGACCGCCGCCTATTCCTTCCAGGTGCCGCTGCACACCGGTGCCCTGCTGGCAGGCGCAGATGCCACCGGGGCCGCCGCCCTGGCCAACATCGGCAGCCAGCTGGGCGTTGCCTACCAACTCATCGACGACGTGCTGGGGACTTTCGGGGATCCGGCACGAACCGGAAAATCCATCGAGTCCGACCTGCGCGAGGGCAAAAGCACCATCCTCACCGCCATGGCTGCCTCCACTCCCGGGTTCACCGAGGACCTGCAGCGCTTCCGTGACCGGGGAACGGACGTGCAGGCCATGCGCTCCGCGCTGGAATCGACCGGCGCCGAGCGCTTTGCCCGGCAATTGGCCCAGGACCTGTGCGCCAGTGCCACCTCCGCCTCACGCGCCTTGGGGCTGCCTGCCCATGTATCCACCGAGCTCGAGGGCTTCGCCGGCCTGATCCTGAACCGGGGGGCCTAG
- a CDS encoding phytoene/squalene synthase family protein: MKHDTAVKTGAPAAGHASGRPTALQRYSATASSSARVVIARYSTSFSLACRMLGRPAREHISNIYALVRLADEVVDGVAREAGLDAPAVAAALQRLEEETEAALASGYSTNMIVHAFACTARSQGIDTALTRPFFASMRSDLEVSTHDATTLQGYIYGSAEVVGLMCLRVFRSMPHAPTGHEAETEAAARRLGAAFQKVNFLRDLAEDTSSLGRSYFPGLDPAAFTDAHKNALVHEIRADLDAAARGIPHLAPRAAQAVSMAHGLFSELNRRLEHTDAAELMTRRISVPARRKAYIALRTTMGRRPKSATVNAA; encoded by the coding sequence GTGAAACACGACACCGCAGTCAAAACCGGGGCACCGGCCGCCGGCCACGCAAGCGGCCGGCCCACCGCCCTGCAACGCTACTCGGCCACGGCCAGCAGCAGCGCCCGGGTCGTCATCGCCCGATACTCCACCTCGTTCTCGCTGGCCTGCCGCATGCTGGGGCGCCCCGCGCGCGAACACATCTCCAATATCTATGCCCTGGTGCGCCTGGCCGACGAGGTCGTCGACGGGGTCGCCCGCGAGGCCGGGCTGGACGCGCCTGCCGTCGCTGCCGCTCTGCAACGGCTCGAGGAGGAAACCGAGGCGGCGCTGGCCAGCGGCTACAGCACCAACATGATCGTGCACGCCTTCGCCTGCACCGCCCGTTCCCAAGGCATCGACACCGCGCTGACCCGCCCGTTCTTCGCCTCAATGCGCAGCGACCTGGAGGTGTCCACCCACGACGCCACGACTCTTCAGGGCTACATCTACGGGTCGGCGGAGGTCGTGGGATTGATGTGCCTGCGGGTCTTCCGTTCCATGCCCCACGCCCCCACCGGACACGAGGCGGAAACCGAGGCCGCCGCCCGACGACTGGGCGCAGCCTTCCAGAAGGTCAACTTCCTGCGCGACCTGGCGGAGGACACCTCCTCACTGGGACGCAGCTACTTCCCGGGTTTGGACCCGGCGGCATTCACCGACGCGCACAAGAACGCATTGGTCCACGAGATCCGGGCGGACCTGGACGCCGCGGCCCGCGGCATCCCCCACCTGGCGCCGCGAGCCGCACAGGCAGTGTCCATGGCCCACGGGTTGTTCAGCGAACTGAACCGCCGCCTCGAACACACCGACGCCGCCGAGCTCATGACCCGACGGATCTCCGTTCCCGCCCGCCGCAAGGCATACATCGCGCTGCGCACCACCATGGGCCGGCGTCCCAAGTCAGCCACGGTGAATGCGGCATGA